One window from the genome of Rhodococcus sp. ABRD24 encodes:
- a CDS encoding acetyl-CoA C-acetyltransferase yields MSEAYIVDAVRTAVGKKNGKLSEVHPIDLGASVIRSSLNRTEIDPAAVDDVIFGCVEAIGGQAGNIARTAWLAAGFPDEVPGVTVDRQCGSSQQALHFAAQAVMSGTSDLVLAGGVQNMSRIPISAAMTVGKQYGFETPYAGSVEWQRRYGDQEVSQFRGAEMIAEKWGISRIDMERWALQSHERARRAIAEGRFAEEIVPVGEFMRDEGPRETSLAEMAGLPTLRDGGRLTAALASRIADGASAVLVASEAAVKAHNLIPRARIHHLSVRGADPIFMLSAPIPATEYALAKTGMSIDDFDVVEINEAFASVVLAWLRETGADPARVNVNGGAIALGHPLGATGTKLFATLLNELERTGGRYGLQTICEGGGTANVLIVERLN; encoded by the coding sequence ATGTCCGAGGCGTACATCGTCGATGCCGTTCGAACCGCGGTCGGGAAGAAGAACGGCAAACTGTCCGAAGTTCATCCGATCGACTTGGGTGCCAGTGTGATTCGGTCCTCCCTCAACCGGACCGAGATCGATCCGGCCGCGGTCGACGATGTGATCTTCGGCTGCGTCGAAGCCATCGGTGGCCAGGCGGGGAACATCGCGCGCACCGCGTGGCTTGCCGCGGGCTTCCCGGACGAAGTGCCGGGTGTCACTGTCGATCGACAGTGCGGATCGAGCCAGCAAGCACTACATTTCGCCGCACAGGCTGTGATGAGCGGCACCTCGGACCTGGTCCTCGCGGGCGGTGTCCAGAACATGAGCCGGATCCCGATCTCCGCCGCAATGACCGTGGGCAAGCAATACGGGTTCGAGACACCGTACGCAGGTTCCGTGGAGTGGCAACGTCGATACGGCGATCAGGAGGTATCCCAGTTCCGCGGTGCCGAGATGATCGCCGAGAAGTGGGGCATCAGCCGCATCGACATGGAACGCTGGGCGTTGCAGAGCCACGAACGGGCCCGCCGAGCCATCGCCGAAGGGCGATTCGCCGAGGAGATCGTTCCCGTCGGAGAGTTCATGCGTGACGAGGGACCGCGCGAGACCAGCCTGGCCGAGATGGCCGGATTGCCGACCCTCCGCGACGGCGGCCGCCTCACCGCCGCGCTGGCCAGCCGCATCGCCGACGGCGCCAGCGCGGTCCTCGTTGCGTCCGAGGCTGCGGTGAAGGCGCACAACCTGATTCCCCGCGCCAGGATCCACCACCTGAGCGTCCGCGGCGCCGATCCGATTTTCATGCTGAGCGCACCGATCCCAGCCACCGAGTATGCGCTGGCGAAGACCGGCATGAGCATCGACGACTTCGACGTCGTGGAGATCAACGAGGCGTTCGCATCGGTCGTACTGGCCTGGCTCCGCGAGACCGGAGCGGACCCGGCGAGGGTCAACGTCAACGGCGGCGCGATCGCCCTTGGCCATCCGCTCGGCGCGACCGGCACCAAGCTGTTCGCCACCCTGCTCAACGAACTCGAGCGTACCGGCGGACGCTACGGCCTCCAGACCATCTGCGAGGGCGGTGGCACCGCCAATGTGTTGATCGTCGAACGTCTGAACTGA
- a CDS encoding HAD-IC family P-type ATPase, with protein MATDEPDDGGAVGTLETDPHHIERGLTADQVAQRVANGQTNDVPDRASRSIKDIVRGNVFTRINAILGVLLIIVLSTGSIIDGMFGLLIIANSGIGIIQEIRAKRTLDQLAIVSQAKPMVRRDGSPAPLAPKSVVLDDIIELGPGDQIVVDGVVVTASALEVDESLLTGEADPVHKPEGSRVLSGSFVVAGSGAYRATKVGSEAYAAKLAEEASKFTLVHSELRSGIDKILKFITYLMIPAGLLIIYNQLFSSGQALGPALNGMVAALVPMVPEGLVLMTSIAFAVGVIRLGRRQCLVQELPAIEGLARVDVVCADKTGTLTENGMRLSELRTAKPDDSLAARALAAMVADDPRPNASVLAIKEALTEDPGWEATAVAPFSSAKKWSGQSYGNNGNWLLGAPDVLLDPDSDMAREAEQIGAQGLRVLLLGSSDRPVDAPDAPGTVTPRALVVLDQKVRPDARETLEYFASQKVDVKVISGDNAVSVGAVASSLGLPGGDHAIDARQLPEGKEELADVLDGATTFGRVRPDQKRSMVGALQSRGHTVAMTGDGVNDVLALKDADIGVAMGSGSPATRAVAQIVLLDNKFATLPYVVSEGRRVIGNIERVSNLFLTKTVYSVLLAFLIGISGAAAQIFDFDPLPYPFLPRHVTIAAWFTIGIPAFILSLAPNNERARTGFVGRVMRLAIPSGVIIGIATYVSYLLAYAGPEATEQQTEQAGTAALITLIMIALWVLAVVARPYTWWKLVLLAGSVLAYLILFALSFTREFFKLDPSNVGATTTALVCGLVGVVLVEVGWWVTGRIHGEHRRLFASSEDLPGVH; from the coding sequence ATGGCAACAGACGAGCCCGACGACGGTGGCGCTGTCGGCACCCTGGAGACCGATCCGCACCACATCGAGCGGGGCCTGACCGCTGATCAAGTAGCGCAGCGGGTCGCGAACGGGCAGACCAATGACGTCCCGGATCGGGCGAGCCGCTCCATCAAGGACATCGTCCGCGGCAATGTGTTCACGCGGATCAACGCGATCCTCGGCGTGCTGTTGATCATCGTGCTGTCCACCGGTTCGATCATCGACGGCATGTTCGGTCTGTTGATCATCGCCAACAGTGGGATCGGCATCATCCAGGAGATCCGTGCCAAGCGAACCCTCGATCAGCTCGCGATCGTCAGTCAGGCCAAGCCGATGGTCCGTCGCGATGGCTCTCCGGCGCCCCTGGCACCGAAGAGTGTCGTGCTCGACGACATCATCGAGCTCGGACCCGGCGACCAGATCGTCGTCGATGGCGTCGTGGTGACAGCGTCGGCACTCGAGGTCGACGAGTCGCTGCTCACGGGAGAGGCCGACCCGGTGCACAAGCCGGAGGGTTCGCGGGTGCTCTCGGGCAGCTTCGTCGTCGCCGGTAGCGGCGCCTACCGGGCCACGAAGGTGGGCAGCGAGGCGTATGCCGCGAAGCTCGCCGAGGAGGCCAGCAAGTTCACGCTGGTGCACTCCGAGTTGCGCTCGGGCATCGACAAGATCCTCAAGTTCATCACCTACCTGATGATCCCGGCCGGTCTGCTCATCATCTACAACCAGCTCTTCTCGAGCGGACAGGCGCTGGGCCCGGCCCTCAACGGCATGGTGGCCGCGCTGGTGCCGATGGTGCCCGAGGGTCTGGTGCTGATGACGTCGATCGCGTTCGCCGTCGGTGTCATCCGCCTCGGCCGGCGTCAGTGCCTGGTCCAGGAGTTGCCCGCGATCGAGGGCCTGGCCCGCGTCGATGTGGTGTGCGCAGACAAGACCGGCACGCTCACCGAGAACGGGATGCGGCTGTCGGAGCTGCGGACCGCGAAGCCCGACGACTCGCTTGCCGCCCGCGCGCTGGCCGCGATGGTGGCGGACGATCCGCGCCCCAACGCAAGTGTGCTCGCCATCAAGGAGGCGCTGACGGAGGATCCGGGCTGGGAGGCCACCGCGGTTGCGCCGTTCTCGTCGGCGAAGAAGTGGAGCGGTCAGTCCTACGGAAACAACGGCAACTGGCTGCTCGGTGCACCGGATGTTCTCCTCGACCCGGACAGCGACATGGCCCGCGAGGCCGAGCAGATCGGCGCGCAGGGGCTGCGAGTGCTGCTGCTCGGCAGTAGTGACCGCCCCGTCGATGCTCCGGATGCGCCGGGGACCGTGACGCCGCGTGCGCTCGTCGTGCTCGATCAGAAGGTCCGCCCCGACGCCCGTGAGACGCTCGAGTACTTCGCGAGCCAGAAGGTGGACGTCAAGGTCATCTCGGGGGACAACGCCGTCTCGGTGGGCGCTGTCGCGAGCTCGCTCGGCCTGCCCGGCGGCGATCACGCGATCGATGCCCGACAACTTCCCGAGGGCAAGGAAGAGCTCGCGGACGTCCTCGACGGAGCCACCACATTCGGCCGGGTGCGGCCGGACCAGAAACGGTCGATGGTCGGCGCGCTGCAGTCCCGCGGCCATACCGTCGCGATGACCGGCGACGGTGTCAACGACGTACTCGCGCTCAAGGACGCCGACATCGGTGTCGCAATGGGTTCGGGCAGCCCGGCCACCCGCGCGGTCGCCCAGATCGTGCTGCTGGACAACAAGTTCGCCACGCTGCCGTACGTCGTCAGTGAGGGCCGCCGAGTGATCGGCAACATCGAGCGTGTCTCGAATCTGTTCCTGACGAAGACCGTCTATTCGGTTCTGCTGGCGTTCCTGATCGGCATCTCAGGCGCGGCTGCGCAGATCTTCGACTTCGATCCGCTGCCGTATCCGTTCCTGCCGCGGCACGTGACGATCGCGGCGTGGTTCACGATCGGCATCCCGGCGTTCATCCTGTCGCTCGCCCCCAACAACGAACGCGCCCGCACCGGTTTCGTCGGCCGGGTCATGCGGTTGGCGATCCCGTCGGGCGTCATCATCGGTATCGCGACTTACGTGTCGTACCTGCTCGCCTATGCGGGTCCGGAGGCTACCGAGCAGCAGACCGAGCAGGCCGGCACCGCGGCGCTCATCACGCTCATCATGATCGCGTTGTGGGTGCTGGCCGTGGTCGCCCGTCCTTACACGTGGTGGAAGCTGGTCTTGCTCGCAGGATCGGTGTTGGCGTACCTGATTCTGTTCGCACTGAGCTTCACCCGTGAGTTCTTCAAACTCGATCCGTCCAACGTCGGTGCGACGACGACGGCGCTGGTATGCGGTCTCGTCGGTGTCGTCCTGGTCGAAGTCGGGTGGTGGGTGACGGGCCGGATCCACGGCGAGCACCGGCGCCTGTTCGCGTCGAGCGAGGATCTGCCGGGCGTGCACTGA
- a CDS encoding DUF1254 domain-containing protein, with protein MAYPSRDSAVSVDSAVRAFVYGFAPVFNLSQVQRFVTTGVGANAAAPFNSFSHATDLAGPSDTFVSINNDTVYSMAQLDLSVGPLMLDVPDTADAYFVLQFVDAWTNNFAYIGKRATGTKAGTYVLVPPGWPGELPADATAVHCSTRIVSVVGRWACDGADDLPRVRGLQERIFLRSLASLDPEGLPEPDPAVPEELLFWEKLRLYLQAFPPAPRDVELQQAFAPLGLLEAGPSPYLDADPDLVKVLVEGAARGRAKVEEALKSGAGDAVVNGWHQTFHAFDYNDDFFEIGTIDSPEWRISDRARAIGLRAAAAMGGLWGNHGYEAAYSPVYTDSGGDQLTGDRTYTITFAPTPPVDAFWSITMYSMPNYYLVSNPIGRYSIGDRTEGLVYDADGSLTLTLSATEPQDPTARANWLPTPTGSFRPLLRMYIPHQSVLDGSYEIPPIMRADRSA; from the coding sequence ATGGCATATCCGAGCAGAGATTCGGCAGTCAGCGTCGATTCGGCAGTCAGGGCGTTCGTCTACGGGTTCGCTCCGGTCTTCAACCTTTCCCAGGTGCAACGCTTCGTGACGACGGGAGTGGGCGCCAACGCCGCCGCACCCTTCAATTCGTTCAGTCACGCGACCGATCTGGCTGGGCCCTCGGACACGTTCGTCTCGATCAACAACGACACGGTCTACTCCATGGCACAACTCGATCTGAGCGTCGGGCCGTTGATGCTGGACGTGCCCGATACCGCCGACGCGTACTTCGTCCTGCAGTTCGTCGACGCGTGGACCAACAACTTTGCGTACATCGGCAAGCGTGCCACCGGTACGAAGGCTGGCACCTACGTGCTGGTTCCGCCGGGCTGGCCGGGCGAGTTGCCGGCGGACGCGACGGCGGTTCACTGCTCCACACGGATCGTGTCTGTCGTCGGCCGATGGGCATGCGATGGTGCCGACGACCTTCCCAGAGTGCGTGGGTTGCAGGAACGGATATTTCTGAGATCGCTTGCCTCGCTCGATCCGGAGGGTTTGCCAGAGCCGGATCCCGCTGTGCCGGAAGAGCTTCTCTTCTGGGAGAAGCTGCGGTTGTACCTGCAGGCGTTCCCGCCGGCACCTCGTGATGTGGAACTGCAACAGGCGTTTGCGCCGCTGGGATTGCTCGAGGCGGGACCGTCACCGTACCTGGATGCCGACCCTGATCTGGTGAAAGTGCTGGTGGAGGGCGCTGCTCGCGGGCGGGCGAAGGTCGAGGAGGCGCTGAAGTCGGGTGCCGGCGACGCGGTTGTGAACGGCTGGCATCAGACCTTCCACGCCTTCGACTACAACGACGACTTCTTCGAGATCGGGACGATCGATTCGCCCGAGTGGCGAATCTCGGATCGTGCCAGGGCGATCGGACTGCGAGCGGCTGCGGCGATGGGTGGTTTGTGGGGTAACCATGGGTACGAGGCCGCCTACAGTCCGGTTTACACGGACTCCGGTGGTGACCAGCTGACAGGCGACCGTACCTACACGATCACATTCGCGCCGACACCTCCGGTGGACGCGTTCTGGTCGATCACGATGTACAGCATGCCGAACTACTATCTGGTCTCGAACCCGATCGGGCGCTACTCGATAGGTGATCGCACCGAGGGGCTCGTCTACGACGCCGACGGCTCGCTGACGCTGACATTGAGCGCGACCGAACCCCAGGATCCGACGGCACGCGCCAACTGGCTCCCTACACCGACGGGCTCGTTCCGTCCATTGCTGCGGATGTACATTCCGCATCAGTCAGTGCTCGACGGCAGCTACGAGATCCCTCCGATCATGAGGGCGGATCGGAGCGCCTGA
- a CDS encoding ScbR family autoregulator-binding transcription factor, whose product MVQQARAVATRAQIVMGAAQAFDRFGYFGSSVGEIVDGARITKGALYFHFASKDDLAQFIIGEQHRISLEAVEAIAASDARGLEQVVMLCHELARQTLVHPVVRAGARLTVELGAVEALNGAPGDPYLEWTEGCARLAARAVEQGDLVETVSPLVLARHLICAIAGARVISRALSRTEDLERRVDEMWELLLPSIVPVDRHGQIGRIRAARWSTASNCNGD is encoded by the coding sequence GTGGTCCAGCAGGCGCGCGCCGTCGCGACCAGAGCGCAGATCGTGATGGGCGCGGCGCAGGCATTCGATCGGTTCGGTTACTTCGGTTCCAGCGTGGGGGAGATCGTCGACGGGGCTCGGATCACCAAGGGCGCGCTGTACTTCCACTTCGCATCCAAAGATGACCTTGCGCAGTTCATCATCGGTGAACAGCACCGAATCTCGCTCGAGGCCGTGGAGGCCATCGCCGCATCCGATGCGCGGGGTCTCGAGCAGGTTGTGATGCTGTGTCACGAGCTGGCGCGGCAGACTCTGGTCCACCCGGTGGTGCGCGCCGGTGCTCGGCTCACCGTCGAACTCGGGGCTGTCGAGGCATTGAACGGGGCCCCGGGCGACCCGTACCTCGAGTGGACTGAAGGCTGCGCTCGTCTGGCCGCGCGGGCGGTGGAGCAGGGCGATCTTGTCGAGACGGTCTCGCCACTCGTATTGGCGCGCCATCTGATCTGCGCAATTGCGGGCGCCCGTGTTATCTCCCGCGCGCTGAGCCGGACCGAGGATCTCGAGCGCCGCGTGGACGAGATGTGGGAGTTGTTGTTGCCGAGCATCGTGCCCGTGGATCGGCATGGTCAGATCGGCCGGATCCGCGCCGCGCGCTGGTCGACGGCGTCGAACTGCAACGGAGACTAG
- a CDS encoding enoyl-CoA hydratase, with amino-acid sequence MIGTSRDGHVVTLELQRPERRNALNSALCVAVREGLEKAVAEEARVVVLTGQGTAFCAGADLSGDVYAEGFTDTLLEMLHTIDSIPIPVIAAVNGPAIGAGTQLALAADLRVVSPEARFGIPAAKLGISVDKWTVRRLVSLVGGGPARTMLLGAEMLHADQAFAHGLANKIGNLATAREWASSIAELAPLSLQHLKLVFNDDGTREAQTPEQLTALYAAWGSEDAQEARMARMENRAPEFRGR; translated from the coding sequence ATGATCGGGACCAGTCGTGACGGTCACGTGGTCACACTCGAGCTGCAGCGTCCGGAACGCCGCAACGCCCTGAACAGTGCCTTGTGCGTGGCGGTGCGAGAGGGCCTCGAGAAGGCGGTTGCCGAGGAGGCCCGCGTCGTCGTGCTCACCGGGCAGGGGACCGCCTTCTGCGCGGGCGCCGACCTGTCCGGCGACGTCTACGCGGAGGGCTTCACCGACACCCTGCTCGAGATGCTGCACACAATCGACTCGATTCCGATTCCGGTGATTGCCGCGGTCAATGGCCCTGCGATCGGGGCTGGCACTCAGCTCGCCCTCGCAGCAGATCTGCGAGTGGTCTCACCGGAGGCCCGGTTCGGCATTCCCGCTGCGAAACTCGGCATCTCCGTGGATAAGTGGACGGTACGGCGATTGGTGTCGCTGGTAGGCGGTGGCCCGGCGCGGACCATGCTGCTCGGCGCGGAGATGCTCCACGCCGACCAAGCGTTCGCGCATGGCCTTGCGAACAAGATCGGTAATCTCGCGACGGCCCGGGAATGGGCGAGTTCGATCGCGGAGTTGGCCCCGCTGTCGTTGCAACATCTCAAACTCGTGTTCAACGACGACGGCACTCGTGAGGCGCAGACTCCGGAACAACTCACGGCCCTGTACGCGGCCTGGGGCAGCGAGGATGCTCAGGAGGCACGGATGGCTCGCATGGAGAACCGCGCGCCGGAATTTCGGGGTCGGTAA
- a CDS encoding MBL fold metallo-hydrolase, whose amino-acid sequence MIGRGVFVAAAAAGAGWVARAAWGTVPALGASRSAIKPYAAASPRYRDRRFHNTDPSSSLPSGSQSGLAKAFVTRGNTGRPRYQIPLATPLAPAAAGELAVTWFGHSSVLIEIDGHRVLADPVWSERVSPSTVLGPSRMHPVPVALADLPPIDAVVISHDHYDHLDQATIITLTDTQTAMFVVPIGVGAHLRRWKVPEDRIIELDWDEQADIAGLTLTCAEARHFSGRGLARDTTLWASWVIVGPRRKVFFGGDSGYTPRFADLGRRYGPFDVTLLPVGAYDERWPDIHMNPEEAVRTHVDVGGSLLVPVHWATFNLAFHPWGEPISRAIEAATAAGVALAVPMVGQRLDALRPLVQKSWWEDLY is encoded by the coding sequence ATGATCGGTAGGGGAGTGTTCGTCGCCGCAGCAGCGGCAGGTGCGGGTTGGGTGGCACGCGCGGCATGGGGGACGGTGCCGGCACTCGGTGCCTCCCGTTCGGCCATCAAACCGTACGCTGCGGCATCGCCACGCTACCGGGATCGTCGGTTCCACAACACCGACCCCAGTTCCTCACTGCCCTCCGGATCTCAGTCAGGCCTCGCGAAGGCCTTCGTCACCCGGGGAAACACAGGCCGCCCCAGGTACCAGATCCCACTCGCGACCCCGCTGGCGCCGGCCGCTGCCGGAGAGCTGGCTGTGACATGGTTCGGGCATTCGAGTGTGTTGATAGAGATCGACGGACATAGAGTGCTGGCGGATCCTGTATGGAGCGAGCGGGTTTCGCCGTCGACGGTGTTGGGGCCGTCGCGCATGCATCCGGTTCCAGTGGCGCTCGCGGATCTGCCGCCGATCGACGCAGTCGTGATTTCCCATGACCACTACGATCACCTCGATCAGGCCACCATCATCACCCTCACCGACACCCAAACGGCGATGTTCGTGGTCCCGATCGGTGTAGGCGCACACTTACGCCGGTGGAAGGTCCCCGAGGATCGGATCATCGAACTCGACTGGGACGAGCAGGCGGACATCGCCGGGCTGACGCTGACCTGTGCTGAGGCGCGGCACTTTTCGGGACGCGGACTCGCCCGCGACACCACGCTGTGGGCGTCATGGGTGATCGTCGGTCCACGCCGGAAAGTGTTCTTCGGCGGCGACTCCGGCTACACCCCCCGGTTCGCGGATCTCGGCCGCCGTTACGGTCCTTTCGATGTCACACTACTGCCGGTTGGCGCCTACGACGAACGCTGGCCCGATATCCACATGAATCCGGAGGAGGCTGTGCGGACCCACGTCGATGTGGGCGGCTCGCTGCTGGTCCCTGTGCACTGGGCGACGTTCAACCTGGCGTTCCATCCGTGGGGCGAGCCGATCTCCCGGGCCATCGAGGCCGCCACTGCGGCCGGGGTCGCGCTGGCGGTGCCGATGGTCGGTCAGCGTCTCGATGCACTGCGGCCACTCGTCCAGAAGTCGTGGTGGGAAGACCTGTACTGA
- a CDS encoding VOC family protein, which yields MAHIQRFDHIGITVADLDSVTAFFIGLGLEVEGTGSVEGEFVETVCGIPGARCEIAMLRPPDGGSRLELATFVTPGHGPGSPTAMANELGLRNVSFEVRDLQAAVDAVAADGYGLIGGIGEYENSVRMAYVRGPEGIIVSLFEQIG from the coding sequence ATGGCACACATACAACGTTTCGACCACATCGGCATCACCGTCGCGGACCTCGACTCGGTGACGGCGTTCTTCATCGGACTGGGTCTCGAGGTCGAGGGCACCGGATCCGTGGAGGGCGAGTTCGTCGAGACCGTCTGCGGCATCCCAGGCGCGCGCTGTGAGATCGCGATGCTGCGGCCGCCCGATGGAGGGTCCCGGCTGGAGCTCGCGACTTTCGTCACGCCCGGCCATGGGCCCGGATCGCCCACGGCGATGGCCAACGAACTCGGCCTACGCAACGTGTCCTTCGAGGTCCGCGACCTCCAGGCAGCTGTCGATGCGGTGGCTGCGGACGGGTACGGGCTCATCGGCGGCATCGGCGAGTACGAAAACAGCGTGCGGATGGCCTACGTGCGTGGGCCCGAAGGGATCATCGTTTCCTTGTTCGAGCAGATCGGCTGA
- a CDS encoding HNH endonuclease signature motif containing protein, whose amino-acid sequence MTLGGENTVPVDGEPYWRLTEQELLDETLSVCAEIARLQTRRVRLVGAVDSRCTTDVLGFRDVRQWLAATTLLEVGEAGRILNLARGLREEPDIREMFDACEISAAHTALVLKFCQKPPRGMPDEALGPARHVLLEAARGPATNTAYVHTQIHKLERIFESDDPPPSEETDRNELHVSKTLNGRYAVRGDLDAVTGDMLQSALSPLSAPHPGVDGTPDPRPPAQRRADALTELLRRYLDSAVSPTDGGTKPHLHLHINARDLADHSVFGHCSTNTGSSASKTRDTETDTSLLANLLGDTGVGRLPWAGPITVTTTRRLTCDCILSPIVMDEHAAPINLGRTMRTVSAAQRRALIARDTGCAFPGCSTPPSWCDGHHIRHWADGGPTNLDNLVLLCRFHHNLLHHSHWHVRIGPTRHPEFIPPTSIDPRQQPLPANNRAGPTAA is encoded by the coding sequence ATGACGCTGGGGGGCGAGAACACCGTGCCGGTCGACGGCGAGCCGTACTGGCGTCTGACCGAACAAGAATTGTTGGACGAGACACTGTCGGTGTGCGCGGAGATCGCACGGCTGCAGACCCGGCGCGTCCGGCTGGTCGGCGCGGTCGATTCCCGCTGCACCACCGACGTCCTCGGGTTCAGAGACGTCAGACAGTGGCTCGCGGCGACGACCCTGCTCGAGGTCGGTGAAGCGGGCCGGATCCTGAACCTGGCCCGGGGCCTGCGTGAGGAACCGGACATCCGGGAGATGTTCGACGCCTGTGAGATCTCGGCCGCCCACACGGCACTGGTGCTGAAATTCTGTCAGAAACCACCCCGCGGCATGCCCGACGAAGCCCTCGGGCCAGCCCGGCACGTACTCCTCGAGGCCGCCCGCGGTCCCGCCACGAACACCGCCTACGTGCACACACAGATCCACAAACTCGAGCGGATCTTCGAATCCGACGACCCACCGCCATCGGAAGAGACCGACCGCAACGAACTCCACGTCTCGAAAACCCTCAACGGCCGCTATGCCGTCCGTGGAGACCTCGACGCCGTCACCGGCGACATGCTCCAATCCGCACTCTCCCCACTGTCGGCCCCGCACCCGGGAGTAGACGGGACACCCGATCCGCGGCCGCCCGCGCAGCGACGGGCGGACGCACTCACCGAACTACTACGCCGCTACCTCGACTCCGCGGTATCCCCGACCGACGGCGGCACGAAACCACACCTGCACCTACACATCAACGCCCGAGACTTGGCCGACCACAGTGTGTTCGGACACTGCAGCACGAACACAGGCAGTAGCGCGAGCAAAACCCGCGACACCGAAACCGACACGAGCTTGCTGGCGAACCTGCTCGGTGACACCGGAGTCGGCCGGCTCCCCTGGGCCGGACCGATCACCGTCACCACCACCCGACGCCTGACCTGCGACTGCATCCTCTCGCCCATCGTGATGGACGAGCACGCCGCCCCGATCAACCTCGGCCGCACCATGCGCACCGTCAGCGCCGCCCAACGCCGCGCCCTCATCGCCCGCGACACCGGATGCGCCTTCCCCGGCTGCAGCACCCCACCCTCCTGGTGCGACGGCCACCACATACGGCATTGGGCCGACGGCGGACCCACCAACCTCGACAACCTCGTCCTACTCTGCCGCTTCCACCACAACCTGCTCCACCACTCCCACTGGCACGTCCGTATCGGACCCACCCGCCACCCCGAATTCATCCCACCCACCAGCATCGACCCCCGACAACAACCCCTACCCGCCAACAACCGAGCCGGCCCCACCGCCGCGTGA
- a CDS encoding antitoxin translates to MGFMDSIKGLVGKGQELAAEHSDKVQGAIDKAASLADEKTGGKYSDKIDKAADAARKVVPPKE, encoded by the coding sequence ATGGGATTCATGGATTCGATCAAGGGACTTGTCGGCAAGGGCCAGGAACTGGCAGCCGAACACTCGGACAAGGTGCAGGGTGCAATCGACAAGGCGGCGAGCCTGGCCGACGAGAAGACCGGCGGCAAGTACAGCGACAAGATCGACAAGGCAGCGGATGCCGCGAGGAAGGTTGTGCCACCGAAGGAGTGA
- a CDS encoding cupin domain-containing protein produces the protein MTEYPEWARSLDLVPHPEGGWYRETWRSDIEVPGVALPNMFSGARAAGTAILFLLEPGQQSAWHTVRGSEIWLYHRGSPILLELGGDEDAPGPVTSYLVGPDIEAGHSPQVVVPPRTWQRATPTGTDAGLVSCIVVPGFDFADFRLEGQ, from the coding sequence GTGACCGAATACCCCGAGTGGGCGCGATCCCTCGACCTCGTTCCGCATCCCGAAGGCGGCTGGTACCGCGAAACGTGGCGAAGCGACATCGAGGTGCCCGGAGTGGCGCTGCCGAACATGTTCAGTGGGGCCCGGGCGGCCGGCACGGCGATCCTGTTCCTACTCGAACCCGGCCAGCAGTCGGCCTGGCACACCGTGCGCGGCAGTGAAATCTGGCTGTATCACCGTGGCAGCCCCATTCTCCTCGAACTCGGTGGCGACGAGGACGCACCCGGTCCTGTGACCTCGTATCTCGTCGGGCCCGATATCGAGGCCGGGCACAGTCCGCAGGTCGTCGTGCCGCCCCGCACTTGGCAGCGCGCCACACCCACAGGAACCGACGCGGGGCTCGTGAGTTGCATTGTGGTCCCCGGCTTCGACTTTGCGGACTTCCGCCTGGAAGGGCAGTAG